The region AGGTTTGGGCATTGTACGTACCATTGGTGTCGCGCATTTCCTCCTCCCGCTTGCGCATCAGGACGAAATCACGCACAATGGAGTCGGAGAGATCCTCCAAACGCTTAAGATCAACTTCCAGGGGCTTCAGCTTGGAGGCCTCGCCAATCTGTTTTGGAGATGAGGTATGAAAATTATTTAGGAGATAAGAAACATAGGCTTTCGAGAACTTACGCCTTCGTAGCTCTTGGTCTCCACACCCTTTTTCGTCAGGAGTGATACTTCCTGAACAACGCCGCGTTGATCTGCAGAGGGATACAGagaatgtaattattatgttGTAATGGTAAGATCAGTTCGAAAGTCTTTATAAATGTAACAATTATTCGTTGTTCTGATATTAATGTTTAAGTTTTATAAGTAAAAACCGTCCCATTTTTACATTCCAATATAAGAACTAAGAAGTACGTTTTATATAtgaagataatttaaaaaaataatccaatttgtagtattccaaaataggagcTTAAAAGTACGAAGAAAAATCGTACATTATATAAAGGAAATTCACCGGGTGGGTTTAAACACCGGGCTGCCACTTTATAAACATAACGATAATGTGACGTGTGTTTTTGTGCGTGCACTTGGCATGTAATGACCATAAGCCCCCAACTTACGTGCAGGAACTTTGGAGATGAAGCAGATCTCGTAGGCGTCGTACACCTCGGACATGAAGCTGAACTTGCCCTTGGAGATGTGCTCCTTCTGCGACAGGATGTGTCCCTTGGTGTCGCGAGCCTGTTGAACGCAATGAGCCAGTTAAATTCACGAAAAGAGACATAGATCCAGGGGAAAACTCACTATGTAGTCGATGATCTGGCCGGGCACGTCGTTCACCTCGTACTCGCCCATCACCAGTTGGTTCGCCTGGATGTCTTCCTTGAGGCACTTCTGGGTGTTCGGCGTCAGCTTGAACATCACGGCGTGGCCGCTCCAGGCACAGGCCATCAGTAGGCACACGATAAAAGCCGCCCTCGCCATAGCTGacaatttaaatcaaataaaatctaCGGCTGACAAAGATGAGGTGGCTACTTTCTGGAGCTGGCACGAAATCGATAGGTTTTCGGCGCAGCCCTGGTTTTGGCTATCGTTTGGTATTTAAATACCGAAAATACCAAAGGTGTAATGTTCGTTTGAAATTGATTGTTTAATTAAGAGTTGATTTGTAAGAGTTATGCAACCATTGTTAAGATTTAATAACTTGTATTGGAAAATTAAGCTATAACTATTATTCAAACCGATAGCCGTTATTCTAGTGCTGCAAACGCCGCTTTTGTCCGCGCAACGCCGTTGCCAAAAATACGCGGCTCCGGAAGCGTTAAGAATTTTATCAGTGTATTGGTCAATGTGCGTGTGGTGTCAGTGTATGTGGTTctttaagtaaaaaatatatcggagtttttaaaaacttttaagcaACAAATTCCGCCTGCCTTGTGTTTTTATATCATTTCTTTTAAAAGGGGTAATACAGCGGCTCGCCTCGCACCGTATCCGCAGCGCACTACTAAGCCATTTCCTATTTGCAGGCAAAAAGTGCAGCAAATGTCAGGCGTGGATCAGGTAATTGTATTTTGCATAcacacatatgtacatatgctCGACTCGATTTGTGTCGGGATTTTGGCCAGCAAGATTTTCGCCCCCAAATCGCGCTCCTTGTGCCCCTGAGTGGTGGCCATACCCATAGCATAGTGCCTGCATAATATCGGTGTTATTAACCTGCGGTGTGTTCTTGTTTCAGATGAAAATACCAGGAAACACAGGTATATAACCTACCACCACAGACGGCGAGCGCTTTTCCTATAGACAGGATAGACACTCCGCTCCTCGTAAACCCCGCTTTCGATCGTACTTCTCGGCTAATGTGCGCTTTTAATGCGATTTTCTCTGTTTACCATGCCCCACCAAGCAGCTAAATCGGTCGAGGAGCGCAACATACCATGGAGCCAGCAGGTCGATGAGGCCTCTTACGAAAATCTGTCCTCTCCCACTCACGATGAAGTCGTCTCTGGTGAGTTCTCCTAGCCTATAGCTTCCTGGTGTCCGAACCATCTAACTCTTGTCCCCTCCCCACCACCAAAAAGTCAATGACAATGCCATGCAATTCCAATATCCGCCGTTCAACTTTAAGGAGAATTGCAACACTCCATGGAATAATATGAACAAGGGCCGAAAAGCCAGCGCCAACCATGGTATGTATAGTTGTTTTCACCCAGTATTCAGTATCCAGTATCCAGTAGCCAGCACCCAGCGCCCAGTTCCCGAGCCCACAGCCATAGCCACAGCCAGTGTGTAATCGTTCTCGCGAACTGGTTTTTCGACTCTGCGAATATGCATAGGTCGGTGCATCGGGAAGTCGATCGGTCCGATTAGCTTCCGATTGGATTCGCTGCGGGCTTATACCTCTAATTTAATCGCCTTAAGTATCATTTCATCGCAGATCTCCAGACCAAATCTAGATAAGTGGCTTTAAAATACGCTCTGCCGATTATAAATAGTTTAGTATACATTCAAGCGTGTGGCAATTCATTTCCGGGGGGGCACAAAGCCAGTTTATGAAGTTTAAATGGAAtatatactaaaaaaattcaaaatattgatAAGAAAACATTCAGTTTCCATgaaaacgaaatatttaaacgTAGGTAcccataaaatttaattttaaaacattatttgcTATTGGCAAAGTTACTGCACACCAAGATCTGTGgggtttataaatattttagaataataATCATCTGCTGGTATACATACCTTAGCCTTCAAGATATCCTCGGCCCAATCCTCCGCAGCCATACTCTTAATAGCAGTGGTCAGGACCTTTTGCAGGTTCTCAGCCTGCTTCTTGAAGATGTAGATTATCTCGTGGGTGGTGGCGTTCGGCTGCTGGGCGCACCAGCACTCCATGTTGGTGACCAGGCCCAGGGAGGCGTACGGGATGCCGGCCTCCTTGGCCAACACGGCCTCGGGACACAGGGTCATGCTCAGCAGGTCGGCGCCCCACTTGCGGAACATGTTGTTCTCGGCCATGGTTGAGTAGCGAGGTCCTTCGAGGGTGAGGACAGTGCCACTGGAACGGGTGGGGAAGTCCAGCTCCTTGGCGGCGTTCAGGAGGTGCTGCCTGGTGCGTTCGCAGAAGGTGGGGTTCATGGGCACGTGGCAGACGCCCAAAGGACTGCCCACAGCACCATCGTAGAAGGTTTGAGCCCGACGAGTTGTATAATCGATGACGTCGTCGGGCACCACCAAGTGTCCCGGCTGGAAGTTGTCCCTCAGGGAGCTGAACGTGTTGGTCACCAGGATGTGGGTGCAGCCCATCTTGCGCATGGCCCACACATTGGCCCTATAGTTGATGTTGCTCGGCATGATGTCGTGGTTCCGGCCATTTCTTGAGAGGAGCGACACATTCACGCCCTCTATCTGGCCATCGATGATCACGTCCGATGGTTTTCCAAAGGGCGTGCATACAGCGTACTCCATGCGCTCTGCCAAGTAGATGGGCCTGTCCAGATTGGCCTCTCCAATGATGCCAATTTTAATCGGGATGGTGTCCCTCTCCAGTTCGCTCTGTACCTCCAAGTCATCCCCCATTGCAAACTTAAATTTGGATACTTTTCTCAAAATCTGTGTTTGCctaaaagggaaataaaaaacaaaatgtaatttcaAGTTGCTCTGCCTCcttaaatttgtaataatgCATTTTCACCCACAGATTACGCAAGTTTCTTAGCATGTTTCAAGATTTCAAGAAGAAGATCCTTAAGGatgtatatatttgttttaagctCATTAACCATAAATCTAGCACAGTGCAAAATCTGGATAagtttattgtaatttttatgTGAAATTAACACTGTTTTAAGGAGAATGCTAATGTATTATTGTATGCAATACTTGTAGATTCATATAAAAGACATGGACATAGTATTCCCAACAACACACGACGCGATGAGCACCAAGTAAATCCTTGGAATTCCAGAAAACCAGCAGCACAGGTACGCTTTATCTAGAAAATTGTATTCCTATTAATAGCTGTAAtaacttataaataatatttccctAGTCGATTCGAAATGAGAACGATCACCCAAAGCTGGACAACAGAACAAGCGATGAAGCACAAAATCATGAAGCTGTCGCCGCTCCCAAGAAGACAACCTGGGCCTCAATTGCCTCCCAGCCGGCCAAACTAACATCCAGAGTGAGTAAACTCCCGGCCCCCGTCTGCACCGATCGAATGCATTCATATCCTGGAATCCTTGTACACAGGCAGCGTCCACCACTTCCAACAATAAGAAAAAGGGTCCCGGCATGCCACCACCACCAATGGTTCCAGGAAAGCACAATTTAGATGTTAACGTATGGGACTTGCCGAACAATAAACCTCCTCCTGTACCTTCTCCCCCCTCGCCGATTGACTTGGGCTACTCTGACTTGAGTTCTGACTTTTCCATA is a window of Drosophila biarmipes strain raj3 chromosome 3R, RU_DBia_V1.1, whole genome shotgun sequence DNA encoding:
- the LOC108026203 gene encoding transmembrane emp24 domain-containing protein bai, yielding MARAAFIVCLLMACAWSGHAVMFKLTPNTQKCLKEDIQANQLVMGEYEVNDVPGQIIDYIARDTKGHILSQKEHISKGKFSFMSEVYDAYEICFISKVPAHQRGVVQEVSLLTKKGVETKSYEGIGEASKLKPLEVDLKRLEDLSDSIVRDFVLMRKREEEMRDTNEKTNSRVLFFSIFSMCCLLGLATWQVLYLRRYFKAKKLIE
- the LOC108026202 gene encoding purine nucleoside phosphorylase, whose translation is MGDDLEVQSELERDTIPIKIGIIGEANLDRPIYLAERMEYAVCTPFGKPSDVIIDGQIEGVNVSLLSRNGRNHDIMPSNINYRANVWAMRKMGCTHILVTNTFSSLRDNFQPGHLVVPDDVIDYTTRRAQTFYDGAVGSPLGVCHVPMNPTFCERTRQHLLNAAKELDFPTRSSGTVLTLEGPRYSTMAENNMFRKWGADLLSMTLCPEAVLAKEAGIPYASLGLVTNMECWCAQQPNATTHEIIYIFKKQAENLQKVLTTAIKSMAAEDWAEDILKAKILVCSNFANSK